A portion of the Oncorhynchus masou masou isolate Uvic2021 chromosome 11, UVic_Omas_1.1, whole genome shotgun sequence genome contains these proteins:
- the si:dkey-183i3.5 gene encoding thread biopolymer filament subunit alpha, translated as MSETNLRISGGAVRFGATYGGNRLFSGGRSGGGGGGGAGMALSRSFGMGGGGRAGLGMRGMGLGMGMGMGGGLGMGGGMGMGMGGGLGMGGGLGMGLGMGGGGGGGGLGMGMGGRAFALGAGGGGISAAGFRAGVAPLRARLGGRVFKIGGYGFNPSFLSSTTAVGGDVGVSPVPSIDPSLPSLDTVQVTRLKEKEELQVLNDKFATFIDKARSLEQTNAVLRAKIAMFTNPDQSGPANTSILLTSAIGTYKIQIDGLSATKEAIVAEIEHYKSIIEDVQSRFEEETVQTKSLEMDWTTLKEEVDNLYMSIFELQTNIGGLEDQIGLSKQVYDAKVKEVRNIMTGSVRSAFSISVDNAAQAQDLTSALSDVKSHYEALAQRSKQDALVSVQDSLSMMSMTSQPSTQTLTQTKEELRMYKLQIDSVQREIDRLKTLNIQMESQVDEAESHSSSHTETYQEQVLTLKLQLDDIRKQITHYGQEYQELLASKMSLDVEITAYKKLLDSEESRLRSGGGVTVHMSKTAIGGGGGGAGLALALGGGGGGMGLGGGGGGGGGGMGLGLGGGGGGGGGGGMGLGGGGGGMGLGGGYRMGGGLGGGFGGGLGSGFGGFGGGLGLGGGGGSFGGGGSFGGGSSYMSSSLSSSGLSSTVY; from the exons aTGTCTGAGACTAATCTGAGAATCAGTGGGGGGGCGGTGAGGTTTGGGGCGACCTATGGGGGCAACAGGCTCTTCTCTGGGGGCAGGAGCGGTGGAGGTGGCGGCGGAGGGGCTGGAATGGCCCTCTCCAGGTCTTTTGGAATGGGCGGGGGTGGAAGAGCGGGACTCGGTATGAGAGGGATGGGGCTAGGCATGGGGATGGGAATGGGTGGAGGCCTTGGGATGGGAGGAGGCATGGGGATGGGAATGGGTGGAGGCCTTGGGATGGGAGGAGGCCTGGGGATGGGGTTAGGAATGGGGGGCGGAGGAGGTGGAGGCGGTCTTGGGATGGGAATGGGTGGACGTGCCTTTGCTCTAGGAGCCGGCGGTGGAGGGATCAGTGCAGCAGGGTTCAGGGCTGGCGTGGCCCCACTCAGGGCTCGCTTGGGCGGCCGGGTCTTCAAGATCGGAGGCTATGGCTTCAACCCGTCTTTCCTGAGCTCCACCACTGCAGTGGGTGGTGACGTGGGTGTCAGCCCTGTGCCAAGCATCGACCCCTCGCTACCCTCGCTCGACACAGTCCAGGTGACCCGCCTAAAGGAGAAGGAGGAGCTGCAGGTCCTCAATGACAAGTTTGCCACCTTCATTGACAAG GCTCGCTCTCTGGAGCAGACCAACGCTGTGTTGAGGGCCAAGATCGCCATGTTCACCAACCCGGACCAGAGCGGCCCTGCCAACACCTCCATCCTGCTCACATCTGCCATCGGTACCTACAAGATCCAGATTGATGGCCTGTCTGCCACCAAGGAGGCCATTGTTGCTGAGATTGAGCACTACAAGAGCATCATCGAAGATGTCCAGAGCAG GTTTGAGGAGGAGACCGTCCAAACCAAGTCATTAGAGATGGACTGGACCACATTAAAAGAG GAGGTAGACAATCTCTACATGAGCATTTTTGAGCTTCAAACCAACATTGGCGGACTGGAAGATCAGATTGGTCTCTCAAAGCAGGTGTATGATGCT AAAGTGAAGGAGGTGAGGAACATCATGACGGGCAGTGTGCGGTCAGCCTTCTCCATCTCGGTGGACAACGCGGCCCAAGCCCAGGACCTGACCTCTGCCCTGTCGGACGTCAAGTCCCACTATGAAGCCCTGGCCCAGCGCAGCAAGCAGGACGCCCTTGTTTCTGTGCAGGACAGT CTCTCCATGATGTCCATGACGTCCCAGCCCAGTACCCAGACTCTGACCCAAACCAAAGAGGAGCTGCGCATGTACAAACTGCAGATCGACTCAGTACAGAGGGAGATCGACAGACTCAAGACCCTG AACATCCAGATGGAATCTCAGGTGGATGAGGCAGAGTCCCACTCCAGCTCCCACACAGAGACCTATCAGGAGCAGGTGCTGACCCTCAAGTTGCAGCTGGATGACATCAGAAAG CAAATAACACACTATGGTCAAGAGTACCAGGAACTCCTGGCCAGTAAAATGTCTCTAGATGTTGAGATCACTGCATACAAGAAGCTTCTGGACAGCGAGGAGAGCAG ACTGAGGTCAGGAGGCGGCGTGACCGTGCACATGTCGAAGACTGCCattggaggagggggaggtggggctggcctggccctggccctgggaGGAGGAGGCGGCGGCATGggtctgggaggaggaggaggaggaggaggcggcggcatgggtctgggtctgggaggaggaggaggaggtggcggcggcggcggcatgggtctgggaggaggaggaggcggcaTGGGTCTGGGCGGTGGCTACAGAATGGGCGGAGGCCTAGGAGGTGGCTTTGGAGGGGGTCTGGGCAGTGGCTTTGGAGGTTTTGGAGGAGGTCTGGGgttaggaggaggtggagggtcttTCGGAGGTGGGGGATCCTTCGGAGGCGGGAGCAGCTACATGTCCTCCAGCCTGAGCAGCAGTGGAC TCTCTTCAACAGTGTACTGA